One genomic region from Armatimonadota bacterium encodes:
- a CDS encoding alpha-L-fucosidase produces the protein MDIHSLIRTPEQVDELFPWLRRDLIRGIPHFISPAWTTDRSRFDPEYWADCWQRIGFRSVTLLTGHHDGYLLYPSKLVAQQPDRDYFGEQVEACRKRDIRVMAYYSLTLDSLIGSEHPDWRVRDMAGRIFQPNYEHFSHYHWLCLNSPYRQFAVRQLEEVVTGYDVDGVWIDILYLPGHTTQLDQDTCFCDHCHRQYSAWYSGQHLLDAAGTRRHDEFRARTYRAFLAELKTMLMAQDRPLALTFNGAGRRRMPMYRMCDELADFLSGEAHNPVSLSVTSRSHRNDGRPFELLSCSEVCWSHNQLKPDTLITVESLGTLIAGGTYTMGITHAPDGRLSEANIERLVRWGKWVRDRSELFADARPVYEMGVLANEGGPADCDQWAAILRRAHLQYNVFMDLDQAKAWPLSDGARTEGLSCYKLILVPANRQLSAEEIRRLREYVEAGGRVLFECPAQELASGRTELEALIGARRLRDDRAYAFYLAPLTEGLAADLPPGDPVLVYAKSACILEPATAKTVAELVPQFVDKVRTSDIQTVPNFWAREDQSGRAPGIIQNRVGDGIVMACAIPVTAPNKDASRSPWPEMLAQNWVRDLLGEQWVSVGGWNRVEASLCRQPGRFVLHFVNHGFGPGEYIHGRGESEILRALPIRLSPELRSRIASAHLAPTGETIELGQEGFTLPELGVHQAVIMEEA, from the coding sequence GTGGACATCCATTCGCTGATCCGCACGCCCGAGCAGGTCGACGAACTCTTTCCCTGGCTGCGCCGAGACCTCATCCGGGGCATTCCCCACTTCATCAGCCCCGCATGGACCACCGACCGGTCCCGGTTCGACCCCGAATACTGGGCTGACTGCTGGCAGAGGATCGGGTTCCGGTCGGTAACGCTGCTCACTGGGCACCATGACGGCTACCTGCTGTACCCGTCGAAACTCGTAGCCCAGCAGCCGGACCGGGACTACTTCGGCGAACAGGTCGAGGCCTGCCGGAAGCGGGACATCCGTGTCATGGCGTACTACTCGCTGACCCTGGACAGCCTCATCGGCAGCGAGCACCCCGACTGGCGCGTGCGCGACATGGCCGGCAGAATCTTTCAGCCCAATTACGAACACTTCTCGCATTACCACTGGCTCTGTCTGAACAGCCCCTACCGGCAGTTCGCGGTGCGACAGCTTGAAGAGGTCGTCACAGGTTATGACGTGGACGGGGTCTGGATCGACATCCTCTACCTGCCGGGACATACGACACAACTCGATCAGGACACCTGCTTTTGCGACCACTGCCACCGCCAGTACAGCGCGTGGTACAGTGGCCAGCACCTGCTGGATGCCGCGGGGACCCGCCGCCACGATGAGTTCCGGGCTCGCACCTATCGGGCGTTTCTGGCTGAACTGAAGACAATGCTCATGGCACAGGATCGGCCGCTTGCACTGACTTTCAACGGCGCAGGACGCCGCCGCATGCCAATGTACCGGATGTGCGACGAGCTTGCCGATTTCCTGTCGGGAGAAGCCCACAATCCAGTCTCTCTCAGCGTCACTTCGCGCAGCCACCGCAATGACGGCCGTCCCTTCGAACTGTTGAGCTGCTCCGAGGTGTGCTGGTCCCACAATCAACTCAAGCCCGACACGCTGATCACAGTGGAGAGCCTGGGGACGCTCATCGCCGGCGGGACCTACACCATGGGAATCACCCACGCGCCGGACGGACGGCTCTCAGAGGCCAATATCGAGCGCCTGGTTCGCTGGGGGAAATGGGTGCGCGACCGGTCTGAGCTGTTCGCCGATGCCCGGCCGGTCTACGAAATGGGCGTGCTCGCCAACGAGGGCGGCCCCGCCGACTGCGACCAGTGGGCTGCCATTTTGCGCAGAGCCCACCTGCAGTACAACGTATTCATGGACCTGGATCAGGCGAAAGCATGGCCGCTGTCCGATGGTGCTCGGACAGAAGGCCTCTCGTGCTACAAGCTCATCCTCGTGCCCGCGAACCGCCAGCTTAGCGCAGAAGAGATCCGTCGCCTGCGCGAGTACGTGGAGGCGGGTGGACGGGTGCTTTTCGAGTGTCCGGCGCAGGAGCTGGCGTCTGGAAGAACCGAACTGGAGGCGCTCATCGGCGCCCGTCGCCTGCGGGATGACCGGGCCTATGCCTTCTACCTGGCCCCGCTCACCGAAGGCCTTGCGGCGGACCTGCCTCCCGGCGATCCGGTCCTGGTGTACGCGAAGAGCGCTTGCATCCTGGAGCCTGCAACCGCGAAGACCGTGGCGGAACTCGTGCCCCAGTTCGTGGATAAGGTGCGCACCAGCGACATCCAGACGGTGCCCAACTTCTGGGCCCGTGAAGACCAAAGCGGGCGTGCGCCCGGGATCATCCAGAATCGGGTTGGCGACGGCATCGTGATGGCCTGCGCCATTCCTGTCACCGCACCGAACAAGGACGCCAGCCGCTCTCCGTGGCCCGAAATGCTTGCCCAGAACTGGGTGCGGGACCTTCTGGGGGAACAGTGGGTGTCGGTGGGCGGCTGGAACCGCGTGGAAGCATCACTGTGCCGCCAGCCGGGCCGGTTCGTGCTGCATTTCGTCAACCACGGCTTCGGGCCAGGTGAATACATTCACGGGCGCGGTGAATCGGAAATACTCCGGGCGCTGCCGATCAGGCTCTCGCCGGAGTTGCGGTCGCGCATTGCATCGGCTCACCTCGCACCAACCGGAGAAACCATCGAGCTTGGCCAGGAAGGCTTCACGCTGCCCGAATTAGGCGTCCACCAGGCGGTAATCATGGAGGAGGCGTAG
- a CDS encoding MFS transporter produces MSPVDASTTLPASAHEEPDPLWKRTLYASWIAQLLSISAFSLCMPFIPFYIRDLGVTRESEVQLWAGITVTASGLALTLFSPIWGNLSDRFGRKIMVARAMFGGSVVLMIMGFVHDVYQLTAMRALQGCLTGTMVASTTLVSSVVPRSRIGWSLGLMYTAVLTGNSIGPWIGGVVADHFGYRVPFYLASGLLLMGGLAVVCFVRERFDPAEASHNNRRGLRKAFGKKGLAALLSVFFFLSFSGSFVVPIFPLFVEHIAVGYKPASITGLLLGLTGIAAGIGSVIVGHFGDRYGHRRVLVCTTLSTGLLVAPQALVQRLPELFALRIAGGVASGGTSPAMNSIIGMTAPPEIYGRAYGVAQSASSLGFALGPLVGASLSAHLGLRVPFAVMGGLLAFSSLLVYLFVKPRDVEPVNGSEPAK; encoded by the coding sequence ATGAGTCCGGTTGATGCCTCTACCACACTGCCCGCGTCTGCCCACGAAGAACCGGACCCCCTGTGGAAACGCACACTCTACGCAAGCTGGATCGCCCAACTCCTGAGCATCAGCGCGTTCTCGCTTTGCATGCCCTTCATCCCCTTCTACATCCGCGACCTGGGGGTGACGCGGGAATCCGAGGTCCAACTGTGGGCCGGGATCACCGTCACGGCTTCGGGGCTGGCCCTTACCCTTTTCTCCCCCATCTGGGGCAATCTGTCCGACCGCTTCGGCCGCAAGATCATGGTGGCGCGCGCCATGTTCGGCGGCTCTGTGGTGCTGATGATCATGGGGTTCGTCCATGATGTCTATCAGCTTACCGCGATGCGCGCGCTCCAGGGCTGCCTGACCGGGACGATGGTGGCCTCGACAACTCTCGTCTCCAGCGTTGTTCCCAGGAGCCGCATCGGTTGGAGCCTGGGGCTCATGTACACCGCAGTTCTCACCGGCAACAGCATCGGCCCGTGGATCGGCGGGGTAGTGGCTGACCATTTCGGCTATCGAGTGCCCTTCTATCTGGCCTCCGGGCTCCTTCTCATGGGCGGGCTTGCCGTGGTCTGCTTCGTGCGTGAGCGGTTCGACCCCGCCGAAGCATCCCACAATAATCGCCGGGGGCTGCGGAAAGCCTTCGGCAAGAAGGGGCTCGCAGCGCTCCTGTCGGTCTTCTTCTTCTTGAGCTTCTCGGGCTCATTCGTGGTGCCAATCTTCCCGCTGTTCGTGGAACACATCGCCGTGGGTTACAAGCCCGCCAGCATCACCGGTCTGCTTCTAGGCTTGACGGGAATTGCCGCGGGGATCGGTTCCGTCATCGTGGGACACTTCGGCGACAGGTATGGGCATCGCAGGGTGCTGGTATGCACGACCCTCTCCACCGGACTCCTCGTGGCCCCGCAGGCGCTGGTGCAACGCCTGCCGGAGCTTTTCGCCCTGCGCATCGCCGGCGGGGTCGCATCCGGGGGCACGTCCCCGGCCATGAACTCCATCATCGGCATGACGGCACCGCCTGAGATCTACGGCCGGGCTTACGGGGTGGCGCAGTCGGCCTCATCGCTGGGGTTCGCACTGGGGCCGCTGGTGGGTGCTTCGCTCAGCGCACATCTCGGTCTGCGCGTGCCATTCGCCGTCATGGGCGGCCTGCTGGCTTTTTCCTCTCTGCTGGTCTACCTCTTCGTGAAGCCCCGCGACGTAGAGCCTGTCAACGGGTCTGAGCCGGCAAAGTAG
- the modA gene encoding molybdate ABC transporter substrate-binding protein yields MRNLLFAATLLAIGVLCFTGCGQKPAVTETPQMNAPPPSAQGAAADDVSGELTVFVPCGMIIPVRGVIDRFEELHPQLKINGVYDNAGILVERMANKGEQADVFISPGRVELGLVEKAGLVDASQAKTIGSFELVIIQNKNGKIKVASPEDLRKCNRISSPDPAKNSVGASGKEALTKLGLWDELQPKFVFTKQAIQSHTMVASGKVDAGIAYRNCPLETNPEKLSTSKVQVACTFPADTYALQPCLVATMKNVKNPAAAKAFIEFMTSDEGLKIMDEKGMTGCLELGECASGLDPDAKVRVQAFYPDNEGHAHIKKMIEALPEKFGADVSSEFVDFTSDEGFDKWQAAGLSCGAILINDQQTWTYEKDGKPVEVTFKMAMGGEWTEDDLNAVIRKLLAE; encoded by the coding sequence ATGCGCAACCTACTGTTCGCCGCCACGTTGCTGGCAATCGGAGTGCTGTGTTTCACGGGTTGCGGCCAGAAGCCCGCCGTGACCGAAACACCCCAGATGAACGCTCCCCCTCCCTCTGCGCAAGGTGCCGCCGCCGATGACGTATCCGGTGAACTCACCGTGTTCGTGCCTTGCGGCATGATCATCCCGGTCCGCGGCGTCATAGACCGGTTCGAGGAACTCCACCCGCAACTCAAGATAAACGGTGTCTATGACAACGCGGGGATCCTCGTGGAACGAATGGCGAACAAAGGCGAGCAGGCCGACGTGTTCATCTCACCCGGCCGAGTGGAGCTTGGGCTCGTCGAAAAGGCCGGGCTTGTGGATGCCTCCCAGGCGAAGACCATCGGCAGCTTCGAGCTGGTCATCATCCAGAACAAGAACGGGAAGATCAAGGTCGCATCGCCGGAGGACCTGCGCAAGTGCAACCGGATTTCCTCGCCCGACCCGGCGAAGAACTCCGTGGGCGCGTCCGGCAAGGAGGCGCTCACGAAGTTGGGCCTGTGGGATGAACTCCAGCCCAAGTTCGTGTTCACCAAGCAGGCCATCCAGTCCCATACCATGGTCGCATCCGGCAAGGTTGACGCGGGCATCGCCTATCGCAACTGCCCTCTGGAGACCAACCCCGAGAAGCTGAGCACCAGCAAGGTTCAGGTTGCCTGCACGTTCCCGGCGGACACCTATGCCCTGCAGCCGTGCCTGGTTGCGACGATGAAGAACGTCAAGAACCCCGCTGCGGCCAAGGCCTTCATCGAGTTCATGACATCAGACGAGGGGCTCAAGATCATGGACGAGAAGGGTATGACCGGTTGCCTGGAGCTGGGGGAATGTGCATCGGGTCTCGATCCCGACGCGAAGGTCCGTGTGCAGGCCTTCTACCCGGACAACGAGGGGCATGCCCACATCAAGAAGATGATCGAGGCGCTGCCCGAGAAGTTCGGCGCCGACGTGTCCAGCGAGTTCGTCGATTTCACCTCGGATGAAGGTTTCGACAAGTGGCAGGCCGCGGGGCTCAGTTGCGGCGCTATTCTCATCAACGACCAGCAGACATGGACCTACGAGAAGGACGGCAAGCCCGTCGAGGTCACCTTCAAGATGGCCATGGGTGGCGAGTGGACCGAGGACGATCTGAACGCTGTCATCCGCAAACTCCTGGCCGAGTAG
- a CDS encoding ABC transporter permease subunit: MSDLKRNAQAALFRYLVVSGLVLLVGVITLTLLSMVTYIDAPTFVSTLISEEVLFATKLTAITTTITTAIAVAIGIPASYALSRYRVPFHALVDTIIDLPIVLPPLVAGIALLVFFQTAIGQWIETHIMPFVFTTQGIVLAQFVPAASFAVRALKSAFDGVDPRMEQVARTLGCTERQAFFRVVLPLARNGLVAGTIMTWARAAGEFGPILMFCGATRFKTEVLSIAVFLNMSIGKVEMALSVTLILVILATVALLTFRKLGGRGYLW, from the coding sequence ATGAGCGACCTGAAACGCAACGCGCAAGCGGCACTGTTCCGATACCTGGTAGTGTCGGGACTTGTGCTTCTTGTCGGCGTGATCACCCTTACCCTGCTGTCGATGGTGACGTACATAGATGCGCCGACCTTCGTGTCGACGCTCATCTCGGAAGAAGTCCTGTTCGCCACAAAGCTGACTGCGATAACCACCACGATAACCACTGCAATCGCCGTGGCTATCGGGATTCCTGCGAGCTATGCTCTGAGCAGGTACAGGGTGCCTTTCCACGCCCTCGTGGACACTATCATCGACCTGCCCATCGTTCTGCCACCACTGGTTGCCGGAATCGCCCTGCTCGTGTTCTTCCAGACGGCGATCGGCCAGTGGATCGAGACCCACATCATGCCCTTCGTATTCACCACTCAGGGCATTGTGCTGGCGCAGTTCGTCCCGGCGGCGAGTTTCGCTGTCCGGGCCCTCAAGTCCGCCTTCGATGGGGTAGATCCGCGCATGGAGCAGGTGGCGCGAACCCTTGGCTGCACGGAACGGCAGGCATTCTTCCGGGTGGTGTTACCCCTTGCTCGCAATGGCCTGGTGGCGGGCACCATCATGACTTGGGCCCGCGCCGCAGGGGAGTTCGGCCCCATTCTCATGTTCTGCGGCGCCACCCGCTTCAAGACCGAGGTCCTCTCCATCGCCGTGTTCCTGAATATGTCCATCGGCAAGGTCGAGATGGCTCTGAGCGTCACGCTGATCCTGGTGATTCTGGCCACGGTAGCGCTGCTCACATTCCGCAAGCTCGGGGGCAGGGGGTACCTGTGGTGA
- the modA gene encoding molybdate ABC transporter substrate-binding protein, with amino-acid sequence MRALPFALLAVIVVAAVALSGCTKPATEARNTPPVGPGNAPAPEAEISGEMLVYVPCGVAGPYGAIKKLFEERYPNVTVKQEVANIDVQTGKIVDGKGVPDVFIALGDREIMRVADADRIDGEPITFAYNSIAMMVANKNPCGIESLDDLKKPEVKTIAVPSNQNSSGFYAEQAFKKAGVWDAIQDKLWRTDEPSQVKVQLASGKADVGIVYYPCTLETREVGGQPQEMKGKVQLLGEIPTDLSGPIPAQAAIIKGCKNPKAGKAFLDLMMEDEVQDIWEKWKFDRAKQPAGGERVTLYIYCGAGIRPFMDKAIDAFCARNEGVRIDVGYAGSGCLLSQLTFAKRGDLYMPGEDFYLNQAKDRGLIEGEPKLVGYFEPVMLVQKGNPKGIKTLQDLTKPGIKLGVGEPDAAAIGKATEDLLRKAGLLEQARKNIVLRAGNVPELGNSVKLKSLDVSIVWNVTAAQVADDCDAIELPQGSYEPSKVPIGVLTFSEHKDIATRFVDFLVGPEGQRMVAEAGMTPAE; translated from the coding sequence ATGCGCGCGCTGCCTTTTGCCCTGCTCGCAGTAATCGTGGTGGCAGCAGTTGCATTGAGCGGTTGCACCAAGCCGGCCACCGAAGCCCGCAACACCCCGCCTGTGGGCCCGGGTAATGCACCAGCCCCGGAGGCCGAAATCAGCGGTGAAATGCTGGTCTACGTGCCGTGCGGGGTAGCTGGCCCCTACGGCGCGATAAAGAAGCTCTTCGAAGAGCGGTACCCCAACGTCACGGTCAAGCAAGAAGTGGCCAACATTGATGTACAGACGGGGAAAATCGTCGACGGCAAGGGAGTCCCGGATGTTTTCATAGCGCTGGGCGACAGGGAGATCATGCGCGTTGCTGATGCGGACCGCATTGACGGCGAGCCGATCACTTTCGCCTACAACTCCATCGCGATGATGGTCGCGAACAAGAACCCCTGCGGCATCGAATCGCTCGACGACCTGAAGAAGCCCGAGGTCAAGACGATCGCGGTCCCGAGCAACCAGAACAGCTCCGGCTTCTATGCGGAGCAGGCTTTCAAGAAGGCAGGTGTCTGGGACGCGATCCAGGACAAGCTGTGGCGCACCGACGAGCCGTCCCAGGTGAAAGTGCAGCTTGCCTCGGGCAAGGCGGACGTTGGCATCGTGTATTACCCCTGCACCCTTGAGACGCGCGAGGTCGGCGGGCAGCCCCAGGAGATGAAGGGCAAGGTCCAGTTGCTGGGCGAGATACCCACAGATCTCTCCGGGCCCATTCCCGCCCAAGCCGCGATCATCAAGGGCTGCAAGAACCCCAAAGCCGGCAAGGCATTCCTGGACCTGATGATGGAAGACGAGGTCCAGGACATCTGGGAGAAGTGGAAGTTCGACCGCGCGAAGCAGCCCGCAGGCGGCGAGCGCGTGACGCTCTACATCTACTGCGGTGCCGGAATCCGACCCTTCATGGACAAGGCCATCGACGCCTTCTGCGCCCGGAACGAAGGGGTTCGAATCGATGTCGGCTATGCCGGGTCCGGCTGTCTTCTGAGCCAACTTACCTTCGCCAAGCGTGGAGACCTGTACATGCCCGGGGAGGATTTCTACCTGAACCAGGCGAAAGACCGCGGCCTTATCGAGGGCGAACCGAAGCTGGTCGGGTACTTCGAACCGGTCATGCTCGTGCAGAAGGGCAATCCGAAGGGCATCAAGACCCTTCAGGACCTCACGAAACCCGGGATCAAACTCGGAGTCGGCGAACCGGATGCGGCCGCGATTGGGAAGGCTACGGAAGATCTCTTGCGGAAAGCGGGCCTGCTGGAGCAAGCCCGGAAGAACATCGTCCTGCGCGCGGGCAATGTGCCTGAACTTGGCAATTCGGTGAAACTCAAGTCCCTGGATGTCTCGATCGTCTGGAATGTGACTGCCGCGCAGGTCGCTGACGACTGCGACGCCATCGAGTTGCCCCAGGGCAGCTATGAGCCCTCGAAGGTGCCGATCGGCGTCCTGACTTTCTCTGAGCACAAGGACATCGCGACCAGATTCGTGGACTTCCTGGTGGGGCCTGAGGGCCAGAGAATGGTCGCAGAAGCAGGAATGACACCCGCCGAATGA
- a CDS encoding permease, with product MTENNLVETQEPYCPPRKPWRALAYGTAALLGLLLVLRLSGALVGIENAIAQRLPQRPADALLGIVDVFSCCILSWKALTTMLPAFILGGAIAAFVPATVILRYLGSSAHKGKAYTAAAVSGVVLSLCSCNIVPLFVSIYRRGAGIGPAFTFLFAGPAINVVAIIFTFQVIGWRLGVWRAVGVPLIALLVGLLMALIFRREERERADGAPALEDDGDSHARVWWLLSMLLALVVLGSWEMPWTPRLIGMGILVAGIVTVALRKFERYELAYWMRESWGLIKLVIPVLIPAVLAIGAIAAFIDVKLVYRMVGPAPEGASFLEFLKPILVADIFGSLMYFPILSEVAFTKAFLKLGMDVGPALAVLLTGAGLSLPGTFIIARAVGWKKTVTYQLVTITLSTTLAAIFASEVGQYICACMME from the coding sequence ATGACCGAAAACAACCTGGTGGAGACGCAGGAACCATACTGCCCACCCCGCAAGCCGTGGCGTGCTCTGGCCTACGGGACGGCGGCTCTGCTCGGGCTGCTGCTTGTGTTGCGTCTCAGCGGGGCGTTGGTGGGCATAGAGAATGCCATCGCGCAGCGCCTGCCCCAGCGTCCGGCTGATGCGCTTCTGGGCATTGTGGATGTCTTCAGCTGCTGCATTCTGAGTTGGAAGGCCCTCACCACGATGCTTCCCGCCTTCATCCTGGGCGGGGCAATCGCCGCATTCGTGCCTGCCACTGTGATCCTGCGGTATCTTGGGTCGAGCGCACACAAGGGGAAGGCCTACACTGCCGCGGCAGTGTCCGGGGTGGTCCTGTCCCTGTGCTCGTGCAATATTGTTCCGCTGTTCGTGAGCATCTACCGGCGCGGCGCGGGGATTGGCCCAGCGTTCACCTTTCTCTTCGCTGGTCCGGCGATCAACGTTGTGGCGATCATTTTCACCTTCCAGGTCATCGGCTGGCGTCTGGGGGTCTGGCGAGCCGTAGGAGTTCCACTCATCGCTCTCCTTGTGGGCCTGTTGATGGCGCTCATATTCCGACGGGAAGAGCGAGAGCGCGCAGACGGCGCGCCCGCGCTGGAGGATGATGGAGACTCCCACGCGCGCGTCTGGTGGCTCCTATCTATGCTCCTCGCCTTGGTGGTCCTGGGCAGTTGGGAGATGCCCTGGACACCCCGGCTCATCGGCATGGGAATCCTGGTGGCCGGAATCGTCACCGTGGCCTTGAGGAAGTTCGAGCGATACGAACTTGCGTACTGGATGCGGGAATCGTGGGGCCTGATCAAGCTCGTGATCCCGGTGCTCATCCCCGCCGTCCTCGCGATCGGGGCCATCGCGGCGTTCATCGACGTGAAGCTGGTTTACCGAATGGTGGGGCCGGCGCCTGAAGGCGCGAGCTTCCTGGAGTTCCTGAAGCCCATCCTGGTGGCCGACATCTTCGGCAGCCTCATGTACTTCCCGATCCTGTCCGAAGTGGCGTTCACGAAGGCGTTCCTGAAGCTCGGAATGGATGTGGGCCCTGCTCTGGCGGTCCTTCTCACGGGGGCCGGGCTCAGTCTGCCGGGGACGTTCATCATCGCCCGCGCCGTGGGCTGGAAGAAGACAGTCACGTACCAGCTTGTGACCATCACCTTGTCCACCACCCTTGCGGCGATCTTCGCAAGCGAGGTCGGTCAGTACATCTGCGCCTGCATGATGGAGTAG
- the modA gene encoding molybdate ABC transporter substrate-binding protein translates to MRQLRWVLAACLPALLVCGCAKRAEIITVQGGPSLGALFADLAAAYQADRPNARIVLKFSCPPCILYSSKGDTADFDLFASLGQFEVDRLSQEGVAQFEEPVAFGATTISIVATDTAVERYASMAALHREGTGKIGVGDPEKASVGHYTRQALGKAGLWDELQDRLVYAQSGCELLKWLGLGRDIEAAVVFSVCREDEGDAVRLAQELPVDIAPPVPILLAISRSAENPDGARSLIQFIRSPGAAEILARHHVVPVNQP, encoded by the coding sequence GTGAGGCAGCTTCGGTGGGTGCTGGCCGCCTGTCTTCCCGCGCTTCTGGTCTGCGGCTGCGCGAAGCGCGCGGAGATCATCACTGTGCAGGGAGGCCCATCGCTGGGTGCGCTCTTTGCCGACCTCGCGGCCGCCTACCAGGCCGATCGTCCAAATGCACGCATCGTCCTGAAGTTTTCCTGCCCGCCCTGTATTCTCTACTCCAGCAAGGGCGACACAGCCGACTTCGACCTCTTCGCGAGCCTGGGCCAGTTTGAGGTCGACCGGCTCTCGCAGGAGGGCGTGGCGCAGTTCGAAGAGCCCGTGGCATTCGGCGCCACAACCATCTCCATCGTGGCCACGGACACAGCTGTCGAGCGCTATGCGAGCATGGCCGCGCTGCACCGTGAAGGCACCGGGAAGATCGGCGTCGGCGATCCTGAGAAAGCATCTGTCGGACATTACACGAGACAAGCGCTGGGCAAGGCCGGCCTCTGGGACGAATTGCAGGACCGACTCGTCTATGCCCAAAGCGGGTGCGAGCTGCTCAAGTGGCTCGGACTGGGGCGGGACATCGAGGCGGCCGTGGTGTTCAGCGTCTGCCGCGAGGACGAGGGCGACGCGGTGCGTCTTGCCCAGGAGCTCCCTGTGGACATCGCGCCTCCGGTGCCTATTCTGCTGGCCATTTCGAGGAGCGCGGAAAACCCCGACGGTGCCCGCAGTCTTATCCAGTTCATCCGTAGTCCCGGAGCCGCGGAGATCCTGGCGCGGCACCATGTCGTCCCGGTGAACCAGCCATGA
- the hisF gene encoding imidazole glycerol phosphate synthase subunit HisF, whose product MDNVRVIPCLDMKDGRVVKGVHFVDLVDAADPVEAAKAYSDGGADEIAFLDITATVEKRRTMFDVLRKVTAVVNVPVTVGGGIKSCEDIEQALSAGASCVSISSAAFREPEMVREAVKEFGSARVLVAIDADANDALPSGREVYIDGGRTGTGHDAVEFAKRMADIGVGQILPTSKATDGTCDGYDIPLTRAIADATGLPVIASGGAGKLSHFHEAVTEGHASAVLAASVFHFGTFTIAEVKEYLASRGVPVRL is encoded by the coding sequence ATGGACAACGTCCGCGTCATACCGTGTCTGGATATGAAAGACGGCCGTGTGGTCAAGGGAGTGCACTTCGTGGACCTGGTGGACGCAGCCGATCCGGTGGAAGCGGCGAAAGCGTACTCGGACGGCGGGGCCGATGAGATCGCCTTCCTCGACATCACTGCCACCGTGGAGAAGCGGCGGACGATGTTCGACGTCTTGCGCAAAGTGACCGCGGTGGTGAATGTCCCAGTAACCGTGGGCGGCGGGATCAAGAGCTGTGAGGATATTGAACAGGCCCTCTCGGCCGGGGCCTCTTGCGTGTCAATCTCCAGCGCGGCTTTCCGAGAGCCGGAGATGGTTCGAGAGGCTGTCAAGGAGTTCGGCTCAGCGCGGGTATTGGTCGCCATCGATGCGGATGCCAATGATGCGCTGCCCTCGGGGCGAGAAGTGTACATTGACGGCGGCCGCACCGGTACGGGGCACGATGCCGTGGAGTTCGCGAAGAGGATGGCTGACATCGGCGTGGGGCAGATTCTGCCCACATCCAAAGCGACTGACGGGACCTGCGACGGCTACGACATCCCGCTTACCCGCGCCATCGCCGACGCAACCGGCCTGCCTGTGATCGCCAGTGGCGGGGCCGGGAAACTGAGCCACTTCCACGAGGCTGTGACAGAGGGGCACGCCAGCGCGGTCCTCGCGGCCTCGGTGTTCCATTTCGGCACTTTCACGATCGCCGAGGTGAAGGAATATCTGGCATCCAGGGGGGTCCCGGTGAGGTTGTAG
- a CDS encoding ATP-binding cassette domain-containing protein yields MIEVRGAVKDLGQFSLRGLDLRIEQGEYFVVLGPTGAGKTVLLECIAGLWRLDHGEIWLEGRNVTDLDPELRNVGYVPQDYVLFPHMSLQENIEFSLAIKRVPAAERARRAEELAEMLGIRHLLHRKPRTLSGGEAQRGAIARALAPEPTLLLLDEPLSALDENTRAELTVELDRIAHRLGTTVIHVCHNFEEALELGDKIAIMREGRIVQVGTPAEVFRRPVSQFVARFVGSRNLYSVEHTDPVAGRVGLVGGQWLSVLQIPEFENLLATVRPEDISLRPGNLIPDQPEGQLNLVNGTLARVDDRGKLVRLSVEGRLPMTVTMTRQAFGECGVVEGGPVTACFDASAVHLLAAD; encoded by the coding sequence ATGATCGAAGTGCGCGGCGCCGTCAAGGACCTGGGCCAGTTCTCTCTTCGCGGCCTCGACCTGCGGATCGAGCAAGGCGAGTATTTCGTGGTGCTCGGGCCGACGGGCGCGGGGAAGACCGTGCTGTTGGAGTGTATCGCGGGCCTGTGGCGACTGGACCACGGCGAAATCTGGCTCGAGGGCCGCAATGTGACGGACCTGGACCCCGAGTTGCGGAACGTGGGCTACGTGCCTCAGGACTACGTCCTCTTCCCGCACATGAGCCTGCAGGAGAACATTGAGTTTTCGTTGGCGATCAAACGGGTTCCCGCCGCGGAACGCGCTCGCCGAGCGGAAGAGCTCGCCGAGATGCTGGGTATCCGCCACCTGCTTCACCGCAAGCCCAGGACCCTGTCAGGCGGCGAGGCTCAGCGGGGAGCGATCGCGAGAGCCCTGGCGCCCGAACCCACGCTGCTGCTTCTGGATGAGCCCCTGAGTGCGCTGGATGAGAATACCCGCGCAGAACTCACCGTGGAGCTGGACCGCATCGCTCACCGATTAGGGACCACGGTCATCCACGTCTGTCACAACTTCGAGGAGGCATTGGAGCTGGGCGACAAGATTGCGATCATGCGCGAAGGCAGGATCGTGCAGGTCGGCACGCCCGCAGAGGTGTTCCGCAGGCCCGTGAGCCAGTTCGTCGCCCGCTTCGTGGGCTCGCGCAACCTCTACTCCGTGGAGCATACCGACCCTGTGGCAGGGAGGGTGGGGCTGGTCGGCGGGCAGTGGCTTTCGGTGCTTCAAATCCCCGAGTTTGAGAACCTGCTGGCCACCGTGCGCCCCGAGGACATCAGCCTGCGGCCGGGCAATCTGATTCCCGACCAACCGGAAGGACAGCTGAATCTGGTCAATGGAACCCTGGCACGGGTGGATGACCGGGGCAAGCTGGTCAGGCTGAGCGTCGAGGGACGACTGCCCATGACCGTCACCATGACTCGCCAGGCATTCGGGGAGTGCGGCGTCGTGGAAGGCGGCCCGGTGACCGCGTGCTTCGACGCCTCCGCGGTTCACCTGCTGGCCGCGGACTGA